CTTTGCCATTGTCGCGATCTGCGCGATCGTGCTGATGCCGCTTGCAGCGAGCGCCGCACCAGAGCCCTTACGCCAGATGCGCGCCGAGATCCGGCACCTTGCTTCGCATCTTCCCGCAGAGACGGCGTTCGAGGTAATGGACCTCTCGAGCGGTTTGGTTGCCGGTTACAACGCCGGCGCCTCGATGCCGGCCGCGTCGACGATCAAAGTTGCGGTCATGGTCGAGGTGTTCAAGCAGCTCGAGCGCGGCGACTTCTCGCTCGAGCATCGCGTCGTGTTACGAGCGAGCGACAAAGATAACGGCTCCGGAGATCTCTGCGACGAGCCGGCCGGTAGCGCGTACTCCGTCGCCGCCTTGCTCTCGCGGATGATCGACGTCAGCGACAACACCGCCGCGAACATGCTCATTCGCCTCGTCGGTAGGCAGCACATCAATCGCGACATGCGCCGGCTCGGCCTGCATCATACGTATCTCACGAACTACATCCGCACGGACGGCTGGGCGATTCGCAGCCA
This genomic window from Candidatus Dormiibacterota bacterium contains:
- a CDS encoding serine hydrolase; its protein translation is MASGRRSSAFRFAIVAICAIVLMPLAASAAPEPLRQMRAEIRHLASHLPAETAFEVMDLSSGLVAGYNAGASMPAASTIKVAVMVEVFKQLERGDFSLEHRVVLRASDKDNGSGDLCDEPAGSAYSVAALLSRMIDVSDNTAANMLIRLVGRQHINRDMRRLGLHHTYLTNYIRTDGWAIRSQLRSSPADMVHLLALMAERKLVDAWSSNEMVSILEDDEINTLLPQPLPDDVLVAHKTGSLFDTLDDVGIVYADGAPYVIAVMTTALP